One part of the Thiothrix nivea DSM 5205 genome encodes these proteins:
- a CDS encoding tetratricopeptide repeat protein, which produces MQVSSELLQLLSQAAYIACFRGDTKRSQVIMEGVSVMGKEQIPIKIGLVIVNFYAGQYRQAVDILRRQVLQEDPEHMTAKCFLGMSLKQLGEVAEAKEFLEEVMHKGSKDERELAAAYLN; this is translated from the coding sequence ATGCAAGTGAGCAGCGAATTACTCCAACTATTGTCTCAAGCAGCTTATATAGCCTGTTTTCGTGGTGATACCAAACGCTCTCAGGTTATCATGGAAGGGGTGAGTGTTATGGGTAAAGAGCAAATTCCTATTAAAATAGGGTTGGTTATTGTTAATTTCTATGCAGGCCAATACCGGCAGGCTGTTGATATACTGCGTCGCCAGGTTTTGCAAGAAGATCCGGAGCATATGACAGCCAAGTGCTTTTTGGGAATGTCTTTGAAACAACTGGGTGAAGTTGCAGAGGCTAAAGAGTTTTTAGAAGAGGTTATGCATAAAGGCTCTAAAGATGAGCGTGAACTTGCAGCTGCTTACTTAAATTAA